The following coding sequences are from one Triticum dicoccoides isolate Atlit2015 ecotype Zavitan chromosome 4A, WEW_v2.0, whole genome shotgun sequence window:
- the LOC119286434 gene encoding uncharacterized protein LOC119286434 — MTIAARASPFWTPRSPSPRTPSTTRQRWRRTRLRPACSTRSTLSPCLSSKLSLGHCLQFPPPDQAIMDSDDEVDNASRPPAAPCVQGIFKKLFIPQITYFTMELLIYAISINGQWRRCDTSQYFYRAFNLLYHDDEFSSYQATFPSTDVALTRHEQFLISPHEWHSWSHQI, encoded by the exons ATGACGATAGCAGCGAGGGCCTCGCCATTCTGGACACCCCGCTCGCCTTCCCCAAGGACGCCGAGCACGACGAGGCAGAGGTGGCGGAGGACGAGGCTAAGGCCAGCGTGCAGCACAAG GTCGACCCTCAGCCCATGTCTATCGTCCAAACTTTCGTTGGGCCACTGCCTTCAGTTTCCACCTCCGGACCAGGCAATAATGGATTCAGATGATGAAGTTGATAATGCTTCCAGACCTCCTGCAGCTCCATGTGTCCAAG GAATCTTCAAAAAATTATTCATACCCCAGATCACCTACTTCACGATGGAACTGCTCATATATGCTATTTCCATTAATGGGCAATGGAGAAGATGTGACACATCACAATATTTTTATAGAGCTTTTAACCTTCTTTACCATGACGATGAATTTTCCAGTTATCAAGCCACATTTCCATCGACCGACGTGGCTCTGACCAGACACGAACAATTTCTAATCTCACCACATGAATGGCACTCTTGGTCTCATCAGATATAA